The Magnolia sinica isolate HGM2019 chromosome 9, MsV1, whole genome shotgun sequence genome contains a region encoding:
- the LOC131256647 gene encoding uncharacterized protein LOC131256647 isoform X2, which yields MDGVDYSQTLRLAHIACWRGQRQLASVCHSVPATCRLERGSRNVNGSCESGFQALSFSSRELLKLRSRNSAMAEAAEIPQSSIPKSSDENLKQSQVPTFSGFPAFPDVDLQMLPIMYPMLVPGFIPSQNQEQNNRGGGIYAVPVLPFMGPMAGLTSNTLIPLTYNVPTPNPAEGAVGEEHGQEGRQQHAPQRQVVVRRFQFGFQLDLLLILKLAAVVFVFNQDGSRQRLILLLFFASFVYLYQTGALTPLIRWLSQGMHRAGAPPQPQAAARAENGPAVRPEDENAAQPEGQPGVENENQLPDNANQPVENENPPEPGRRDGVNWWGIAKEIQMIVVGFVTSLLPGFHNVD from the exons atggacggagtggattattcaCAGACATTACGGTTAGCCCACATAGCTTGTTGGCGGGGGCAAAGGCAACTCGCGTCCGTCTGCCATTCTGTTCCCGCCACGTGTCGCTTGGAGAGGGGATCCCGAAATGTAAACGGGTCATGCGAGTCGGGGTTTCAAGCCCTTTCGTTCTCAAGCCGTGAGCTTTTGAAACTTCGATCCCGAAATTCTGCAATGGCGGAAGCAGCTGAAATCCCCCAGTCTTCGATTCCCAAATCATCAGATGAGAATCTCAAGCAATCCCAG GTACCCACGTTTTCTGGTTTCCCAGCTTTTCCTGATGTGGACCTCCAGATGCTTCCAATCATGTACCCTATGCTCGTGCCAGGGTTTATCCCTTCGCAAAATCAGGAACAGAATAATCGTGGTGGAGGAATTTATGCTGTTCCTGTTCTTCCTTTCATGGGGCCGATGGCTGGACTGACTTCCAACACCCTTATCCCCCTAACCTACAATGTGCCTAc GCCAAATCCTGCTGAGGGAGCTGTTGGCGAGGAGCATGGGCAAGAAGGAAGGCAACAGCATGCACCGCAAAGACAAGTAGTTGTGAGGAGATTTCAGTTTGGGTTTCAGCTCGACTTGTTGCTCATTCTAAAGCTTGCAGCTGTAGTCTTTGTCTTCAACCAAGATGGATCGAGACAAAGGCTCATCCTTCTTCTGTTCTTTGCTTCATTTGTTTATCT GTATCAGACTGGAGCTCTCACACCTCTTATTAGATGGCTTTCACAAGGCATGCACAGGGCAGGAGCACCTCCACAACCACAAGCTGCTGCCAGGGCAGAGAATGGTCCTGCCGTTAGGCCAGAGGATGAGAATGCTGCTCAGCCCG AGGGACAACCCGGAGTGGAGAATGAGAATCAGCTACCTGACAATGCAAACCAGCCAGTCGAGAATGAGAACCCTCCAGAACCCGGTAGAAGGGATGGCGTCAATTGGTGGGGAATCGCCAAGGAGATCCAGATGATTGTTGTCGGCTTTGTGACCTCCCTTCTTCCAGGATTCCACAACGTTGATTAG
- the LOC131256647 gene encoding uncharacterized protein LOC131256647 isoform X1, translating into MDGVDYSQTLRLAHIACWRGQRQLASVCHSVPATCRLERGSRNVNGSCESGFQALSFSSRELLKLRSRNSAMAEAAEIPQSSIPKSSDENLKQSQVPTFSGFPAFPDVDLQMLPIMYPMLVPGFIPSQNQEQNNRGGGIYAVPVLPFMGPMAGLTSNTLIPLTYNVPTRPNPAEGAVGEEHGQEGRQQHAPQRQVVVRRFQFGFQLDLLLILKLAAVVFVFNQDGSRQRLILLLFFASFVYLYQTGALTPLIRWLSQGMHRAGAPPQPQAAARAENGPAVRPEDENAAQPEGQPGVENENQLPDNANQPVENENPPEPGRRDGVNWWGIAKEIQMIVVGFVTSLLPGFHNVD; encoded by the exons atggacggagtggattattcaCAGACATTACGGTTAGCCCACATAGCTTGTTGGCGGGGGCAAAGGCAACTCGCGTCCGTCTGCCATTCTGTTCCCGCCACGTGTCGCTTGGAGAGGGGATCCCGAAATGTAAACGGGTCATGCGAGTCGGGGTTTCAAGCCCTTTCGTTCTCAAGCCGTGAGCTTTTGAAACTTCGATCCCGAAATTCTGCAATGGCGGAAGCAGCTGAAATCCCCCAGTCTTCGATTCCCAAATCATCAGATGAGAATCTCAAGCAATCCCAG GTACCCACGTTTTCTGGTTTCCCAGCTTTTCCTGATGTGGACCTCCAGATGCTTCCAATCATGTACCCTATGCTCGTGCCAGGGTTTATCCCTTCGCAAAATCAGGAACAGAATAATCGTGGTGGAGGAATTTATGCTGTTCCTGTTCTTCCTTTCATGGGGCCGATGGCTGGACTGACTTCCAACACCCTTATCCCCCTAACCTACAATGTGCCTAc AAGGCCAAATCCTGCTGAGGGAGCTGTTGGCGAGGAGCATGGGCAAGAAGGAAGGCAACAGCATGCACCGCAAAGACAAGTAGTTGTGAGGAGATTTCAGTTTGGGTTTCAGCTCGACTTGTTGCTCATTCTAAAGCTTGCAGCTGTAGTCTTTGTCTTCAACCAAGATGGATCGAGACAAAGGCTCATCCTTCTTCTGTTCTTTGCTTCATTTGTTTATCT GTATCAGACTGGAGCTCTCACACCTCTTATTAGATGGCTTTCACAAGGCATGCACAGGGCAGGAGCACCTCCACAACCACAAGCTGCTGCCAGGGCAGAGAATGGTCCTGCCGTTAGGCCAGAGGATGAGAATGCTGCTCAGCCCG AGGGACAACCCGGAGTGGAGAATGAGAATCAGCTACCTGACAATGCAAACCAGCCAGTCGAGAATGAGAACCCTCCAGAACCCGGTAGAAGGGATGGCGTCAATTGGTGGGGAATCGCCAAGGAGATCCAGATGATTGTTGTCGGCTTTGTGACCTCCCTTCTTCCAGGATTCCACAACGTTGATTAG